A section of the Ciceribacter thiooxidans genome encodes:
- a CDS encoding esterase-like activity of phytase family protein, with amino-acid sequence MVHDGVAEEPKRIAVASEPIRFFDRASHATRFGSLEFLGGLELSSAEMAFGAWSSVRFLPDRRHFVGVLDTGHWLKGEIQRDGEGRLSGVDDVWLTSMRDVDGSYNQNKWSVDAESLAIRGDEVVVSYEQRHRVTVFSPLSEFETALPGESLPLPFPTDELRNNGGLETLALSPLASPLGGALVAVAEKSRNRDEYRLAGILDGPLRGAFRVRTSDDFDVTDGTFLPGGDLLLLQRRFNLADGVGMRIVRVSGDALKPGAVVEGDTILEADLGYQIDNMEGIDAVQAEDGSVHLFMVSDDNHSLLQRTLLLEFRLVE; translated from the coding sequence GCGAGCCGATCCGCTTCTTCGACCGTGCGTCGCATGCCACGCGTTTCGGGTCACTTGAATTTCTGGGTGGACTGGAATTGTCCTCTGCCGAGATGGCGTTCGGCGCCTGGTCCTCTGTCCGCTTTCTTCCGGATCGGCGGCATTTTGTCGGCGTGCTCGATACGGGGCACTGGCTGAAGGGCGAAATCCAGCGCGACGGCGAAGGGCGTCTCTCGGGCGTGGACGACGTGTGGCTGACGTCTATGAGGGATGTCGACGGTAGCTACAACCAGAACAAATGGTCTGTCGACGCGGAGAGCCTTGCGATCCGTGGAGACGAAGTGGTCGTGAGCTATGAGCAGCGTCACCGCGTTACCGTCTTCTCGCCGCTTTCCGAGTTCGAGACGGCACTGCCCGGCGAATCCCTGCCCCTGCCGTTCCCGACTGATGAGCTGCGCAACAACGGTGGATTGGAGACACTTGCGCTGTCGCCGCTTGCAAGCCCTCTCGGAGGCGCTCTGGTGGCTGTGGCGGAGAAGAGTCGCAATCGGGATGAATACCGCCTTGCCGGTATCCTCGACGGTCCATTGCGTGGCGCCTTCCGCGTGAGAACGAGCGACGACTTCGACGTCACGGATGGGACTTTTCTTCCCGGCGGAGACCTGCTCTTGCTCCAGCGCCGCTTCAATCTCGCCGACGGCGTCGGAATGCGCATCGTGAGGGTATCCGGTGATGCATTGAAACCCGGAGCCGTCGTCGAGGGTGACACGATCCTTGAGGCGGATCTCGGTTACCAGATTGACAACATGGAGGGGATCGACGCGGTTCAGGCCGAGGATGGCTCCGTGCATCTCTTTATGGTGTCGGACGACAACCATTCGCTCCTGCAGCGAACGCTGCTTCTGGAATTCCGTCTCGTCGAATGA
- a CDS encoding queuosine precursor transporter yields MQMTRYILTYSLLMTAVVVASNILVQYPLSGELAGIQLGDILTYGAFTYPVAFLVTDLTNRQFGPAIARKVVFVGFLVGVGLSFATSQPRIAIASGSAYLVGQLLDIAVFNKLRRMTWWKAPLFGSIFGSVTDTVIFFSLSFAAIFSLIGPNDDFAIGSAPVLGIFALEAPRWVSWAIGDFTVKMLVGLVMLLPYGALMNTIRPMAAPKSV; encoded by the coding sequence ATGCAGATGACACGCTATATCCTCACCTACAGCCTGTTGATGACGGCCGTCGTGGTCGCATCGAACATCCTCGTCCAGTATCCGCTTTCCGGCGAGCTCGCAGGTATTCAGCTCGGCGACATCCTGACCTATGGTGCGTTCACCTATCCGGTCGCGTTCCTGGTCACCGACCTCACGAACCGCCAATTCGGTCCTGCAATCGCCCGCAAGGTCGTCTTCGTCGGCTTCCTCGTCGGTGTGGGACTTTCCTTCGCCACGTCACAGCCCCGCATCGCGATCGCGTCCGGATCGGCCTACCTCGTCGGGCAATTGCTGGATATCGCCGTCTTCAACAAGCTGCGCCGGATGACCTGGTGGAAAGCCCCGTTGTTCGGCTCGATCTTCGGCTCGGTGACGGATACAGTAATCTTCTTCTCCCTGTCCTTTGCCGCAATCTTCAGCCTCATTGGTCCGAATGACGACTTCGCAATTGGCTCGGCACCGGTCCTCGGTATCTTCGCCCTGGAGGCCCCGCGCTGGGTCTCGTGGGCGATCGGCGATTTCACGGTCAAGATGCTTGTGGGACTCGTCATGCTGCTGCCCTACGGAGCATTGATGAACACCATCCGCCCCATGGCTGCTCCGAAGAGCGTCTGA
- the rpmB gene encoding 50S ribosomal protein L28, whose translation MSRSCELTGKGVQSGHNVSHANNKTKRKFLPNLCDVTLISDALGQRFRLRVSAAALRSVEHRGGLDAFLLKADEKELSMRARLLRRQIVKKTAEAA comes from the coding sequence ATGTCCCGCAGTTGCGAATTGACCGGCAAGGGCGTCCAGTCGGGCCACAACGTGAGCCACGCGAACAACAAGACCAAGCGCAAGTTCCTGCCGAACCTGTGTGACGTCACCCTGATCTCGGACGCTCTCGGCCAGCGCTTCCGCCTGCGCGTTTCGGCGGCTGCCCTGCGTTCGGTCGAGCATCGCGGTGGCCTCGACGCCTTCCTGCTGAAGGCCGACGAGAAGGAACTGAGCATGCGCGCCCGCCTGCTGCGCCGCCAGATCGTCAAGAAGACCGCCGAAGCCGCGTAA
- a CDS encoding DUF3108 domain-containing protein, whose protein sequence is MKRYLSVLTFAFAAMAFAAPAGADGDIRYETEYNVSLGILPIAHASFVTKVLSSGYTISGDVRSAGIVDVIARISAQTSVSGVLMRDRMQASRYSLVYKSNNKVQTYDVRYRNGDVVKAEISPTPKRKPRNWIDVTDRDLKSVLDPISGMIVPDGQDVCRRTLPIFDGESRMDLVLSPKGSSRFSVGDVEGEAIVCAIRYVPKSGFRKGRKDIEYLRRATDMEIWFAKTALLKVYAPVYARVPTRMGPLYIRAVKFDG, encoded by the coding sequence ATGAAACGTTATCTGAGTGTCCTGACGTTTGCATTCGCAGCGATGGCTTTCGCTGCACCCGCCGGAGCCGACGGCGACATTCGATACGAGACCGAATACAACGTGTCGCTCGGCATCCTGCCGATCGCGCATGCCTCCTTCGTCACGAAGGTTCTCAGCAGCGGCTATACCATTTCCGGCGATGTCAGATCGGCCGGAATCGTCGACGTCATCGCGAGGATCTCGGCCCAAACCAGCGTTTCCGGGGTACTGATGAGGGATCGGATGCAGGCTTCGCGCTATTCGCTTGTCTACAAGTCCAACAACAAGGTTCAGACCTATGACGTGCGTTATCGGAACGGAGACGTCGTCAAGGCCGAGATCAGCCCGACGCCGAAAAGGAAGCCGCGCAACTGGATCGACGTCACCGATCGTGATCTCAAGTCGGTGCTCGATCCGATCAGCGGCATGATCGTGCCTGACGGCCAGGACGTTTGCCGCAGGACACTGCCGATTTTCGACGGCGAGAGCCGGATGGATCTCGTCCTTTCTCCGAAAGGGAGCTCGCGCTTTTCCGTTGGTGACGTTGAAGGCGAGGCGATCGTTTGCGCCATTCGCTATGTGCCGAAATCGGGATTCCGCAAAGGGCGCAAGGACATCGAATACCTGCGCCGGGCCACCGACATGGAGATCTGGTTTGCCAAGACTGCGCTCCTCAAGGTATATGCTCCGGTCTACGCCCGCGTGCCGACGCGTATGGGGCCGCTTTACATCAGGGCCGTGAAATTCGACGGCTGA
- a CDS encoding lysoplasmalogenase, with protein sequence MEISSAVWLLSSIAIGLIYTAFLSRPSSVLRTVLKTLPVTLLAGFAWSVDAPVLLLAALLLSATGDAFLAHDGEGAFRNGLASFLAAHLAYGALFVSMAAPSVLSDEAWRVVAGVASVAAMAIILPLLRRHAGQHRVAVSVYGVVILGMALLALFVPAPAVFLGAAVFMSSDAVLALQRFVLRPDHALSRVASYYVWISYFSAQCILAWALARSAASL encoded by the coding sequence ATGGAAATCTCGTCCGCCGTCTGGCTGTTGTCGTCTATTGCAATCGGCCTGATCTACACCGCCTTTCTTAGTCGTCCGTCAAGCGTTCTGCGGACGGTCTTGAAGACACTGCCGGTAACGCTGCTCGCGGGATTTGCCTGGTCCGTCGACGCACCCGTGTTGCTGCTGGCGGCGTTGCTTCTGAGTGCGACAGGCGACGCCTTTCTTGCCCACGACGGAGAAGGTGCGTTCAGGAACGGTCTCGCGTCCTTTCTTGCAGCCCACCTCGCATATGGGGCTCTCTTCGTTTCGATGGCGGCTCCGTCGGTCCTGTCGGACGAGGCCTGGAGAGTTGTCGCTGGCGTGGCGTCGGTGGCCGCGATGGCCATCATTCTGCCACTCCTGCGCAGGCACGCCGGGCAGCATCGCGTGGCGGTGTCCGTCTATGGCGTGGTTATCCTCGGGATGGCACTGCTTGCATTGTTCGTTCCGGCGCCGGCCGTTTTTCTCGGCGCGGCCGTGTTCATGAGCTCGGATGCCGTGCTCGCGCTGCAACGGTTCGTGCTCAGGCCGGATCATGCCTTGAGCCGTGTTGCCTCCTACTATGTCTGGATCAGTTATTTCAGTGCCCAGTGCATTCTGGCGTGGGCGCTCGCAAGGTCCGCAGCGAGCCTCTAG
- a CDS encoding cupin domain-containing protein → MRVEEIVAELEMQPHPEGGWYSETFRDAADKGRGHSTAIYYLLTSGQRSHWHRVRDAAEVWHYYAGAPLALHHAVDGVTIETIRLGPAVLMGERPQAVIPANRWQAAESLGEYTLVGCTVAPGFDFSAFEMAPPDWSPGQG, encoded by the coding sequence ATGCGTGTCGAAGAGATCGTCGCGGAGCTCGAAATGCAGCCGCATCCGGAAGGCGGCTGGTATTCCGAAACCTTTCGCGATGCGGCTGACAAAGGCCGCGGCCACTCTACTGCGATCTACTACCTGTTGACGTCCGGCCAGCGATCCCATTGGCACCGCGTCAGGGACGCCGCGGAGGTTTGGCATTACTACGCCGGTGCTCCGCTGGCTCTTCATCATGCTGTCGATGGAGTCACCATTGAAACGATCCGCCTCGGTCCTGCGGTGCTGATGGGTGAACGACCGCAAGCGGTGATTCCGGCCAATCGCTGGCAGGCGGCCGAAAGCCTGGGAGAGTACACCCTGGTCGGTTGTACTGTTGCTCCGGGCTTCGATTTCTCCGCTTTCGAAATGGCGCCGCCCGATTGGTCACCGGGACAGGGCTAG
- the gloB gene encoding hydroxyacylglutathione hydrolase, which translates to MKALELEIFLCRSDNFGALLHCHESNLTASIDAPEYAPIVAMADRRGWNITHILTTHHHGDHVEANLALKDRYHCEIIGPRDEAVAIPGIDRAVGDGDSFDFGGHVVQVIETPGHTAGHVCYHLPDSKLLFAADTLFALGCGRLFERPAADMWHSLQKLAALPDETAVYFGHEYTLANARFALTIDPDNERLKARASEIERLRAEGKFTIPTTMGLEKETNPFLRASDPTIRRNLLMEGRTNEEVFAEIRRRKDHF; encoded by the coding sequence ATGAAAGCGTTGGAACTCGAAATCTTTCTTTGCCGCAGCGATAATTTCGGTGCCCTTCTCCACTGCCACGAGAGCAATCTGACGGCGTCGATCGACGCCCCCGAGTATGCTCCGATCGTCGCCATGGCGGATCGGCGAGGCTGGAACATCACTCACATTTTGACAACGCATCACCACGGAGATCATGTCGAGGCCAATCTCGCACTCAAGGACCGCTATCACTGCGAGATCATAGGGCCGCGCGACGAAGCCGTGGCCATCCCTGGCATAGACCGTGCGGTGGGTGATGGCGATTCGTTCGATTTCGGAGGCCATGTCGTTCAGGTGATCGAAACGCCTGGCCACACGGCCGGCCATGTCTGCTATCATCTTCCCGACAGCAAGCTGCTGTTCGCTGCAGACACCCTGTTTGCGCTCGGCTGTGGCCGGCTCTTCGAACGCCCGGCGGCCGACATGTGGCACTCTCTGCAGAAGCTTGCAGCGTTGCCCGACGAAACAGCTGTCTACTTCGGCCACGAGTACACACTGGCGAACGCCCGGTTTGCACTTACGATCGATCCAGACAACGAGCGCCTGAAAGCGCGAGCCAGCGAGATCGAGAGGCTGCGCGCTGAAGGCAAATTTACGATTCCGACGACCATGGGGCTGGAGAAGGAGACAAATCCATTCCTCCGGGCATCCGACCCGACGATCCGCCGCAATCTTCTTATGGAAGGCCGGACGAACGAAGAGGTCTTTGCCGAGATCCGCCGGCGCAAGGATCACTTCTGA
- a CDS encoding class I SAM-dependent methyltransferase, producing MHVDIVDLRQFYHSRLGRMAEHSIAMALASLWSRLPQERLVGLGYCVPFLDRFRADTERTFAFMPAGQGAVNWPVGEPSATALVFEEELPLPDSSVDRVLMVHSLEFVEDPRETLKEIWRVLAPGGRLVIVVPNRRGVWARMEHTPFGSGRPYSRGQLTTLLRETNFTPGASAEALFFPPSKIRAVLRLRRNFERVGRFIWPAFSGVIIVEAQKRLYQGLPVKARVSRRVFAPALAPRGVPTARMPADI from the coding sequence ATGCACGTCGATATCGTCGATCTCCGCCAGTTCTATCATTCGCGCCTCGGGCGGATGGCCGAGCATTCGATCGCGATGGCGCTCGCGTCGCTCTGGAGCCGCCTGCCGCAGGAGCGGCTCGTGGGGCTCGGCTACTGCGTCCCGTTCCTGGACCGTTTCCGGGCCGATACGGAACGGACCTTTGCCTTCATGCCGGCTGGACAAGGGGCGGTAAACTGGCCCGTCGGTGAACCGTCCGCTACAGCGCTTGTCTTCGAAGAGGAGTTACCGCTTCCGGATTCCTCCGTCGATCGCGTGCTGATGGTGCACTCTCTCGAATTCGTCGAGGATCCGCGCGAGACGCTCAAGGAGATCTGGCGCGTGCTGGCGCCGGGCGGTCGGCTGGTGATCGTGGTGCCGAACCGCCGTGGCGTCTGGGCGCGGATGGAACATACGCCGTTCGGCTCCGGGCGCCCGTATTCGCGCGGCCAGCTGACGACCTTGCTGCGAGAGACGAACTTCACCCCCGGAGCGAGCGCGGAGGCCTTGTTCTTCCCGCCGTCGAAGATAAGAGCCGTCCTGCGCCTCAGGCGGAACTTCGAACGGGTCGGTCGCTTCATCTGGCCGGCCTTCTCCGGGGTCATCATCGTCGAGGCTCAGAAGCGACTGTACCAGGGCCTTCCGGTGAAGGCGCGTGTCTCTCGCCGTGTCTTTGCTCCCGCGCTGGCGCCGCGCGGCGTACCCACCGCCCGGATGCCGGCAGACATCTAG